The segment TTTTGTTGCTTTATTTCGGTCAATACCTGCCATATTCCTCCACCAGTTCATACATCAATTTTATCCTATCCAATTTAGTACCCGGTGGCACCTGATCCCCTGCTGACTGTACTACTCTACAGTTTATTTTTTTAAGCTCAAGCCATTGTTTCACATGCTCTATAAACTTATCTTCCGGTGTGGATGGCAGCCACATACATGGCGAAACACCGCCCATAACGACCATATTATCCCCTGCCTGCCTTCTAATCTCCATGGGCGTTAAATCCCCAGTAGGTGCAGGTGTACATGCATCCGCAACATCCACTCCAGTTTGTGCTACTACACCTATAATATCCTTCAGTCTGCCGTCCAAGTGGGCAGAAACAGTCTTTCCTGCTGCATGTAATGTATCAGCTATCCCCTTGTAGTGTTCAAAGCTATACTTTTTAAACATTGGTGGTGGCTGTACATCTCCCGAAAGATTATCTCCGAATATCATATGAGGAGCAGGGCCCCTGGCGCATATATTCACTATTTCCATGTGTTTTTGGTTGTATGTATCTATGTACTCTTGTACCAGTTCAGGGTAATCAACGGTGGCATATATAGTATTCTCCACACCCATATAATAGGATATCAGAGATCCCAGCCCGGTATACCCCATACTAGGAAAAGCCAGTCCATTAGGTGCACAATATCGCTCCATTATATCCCATTGATCATATCTAGGTCTATATCTCTTTCCTTTTGTATATCTTATAAATATCCTTAAATCTTTCTCATTCTCTATGGCCTCTTTTACAATTACCCATGAAGAAATATCATAGTTAAATTTTCTGATCATCTGCACTTCTCCATCAGGGGTTATAAAAGTTTCAACTGCCATATCTTTTTTTAATTCCCTTTCGTGCCTTATACCGTCTTCATAATACTCTTCAAATAAACTTCCCATCTCAATATACATACCTGCTTTTACTTCATCATGCAAATCCTTTAACTCTCTAGTTCTATTGGATATAGTGAAGAGGTTCCATAACCCACCACTCTCTGCCCTGTACCAATGTCCTAAATCTAAAAAATAAGGCACTCTATCCGGTGTTTCCCCTTTAACTACTTTTAAAAAACGCTCTCTTTCAGTCATCTCTTTTGTCCCCCTTTATAATCTTTTGGTAACATTCCAGTCACCCTTTTAAACATGCTACAAAAATTGCTTTGGGAACTATATCCTACCTTTTTGGAAATCTCTCTTATCGATAGATCCGAATCTCCAATCATTTCTTTTGCAAATTTTACTCTGGTCTCTATCAATTTTTGTTTGAATGTTTTATTATACAGTTTCCTCATTACCCTATTTAGTTGGCTTACACTCATATGCAGCTCTTGGGCAAGATCCTGGGCTTTTATATCACGATGATAATTATCAAATAAAAATGTTTCTATTATAAGGCTTCTCTTATCATCCATCAACCTGCTGGGTACTTTAGAACTTTCATTATCAGAGCCACGAATAAGGCCCCTGAAAATATCTATAATAATACCTACAAATATACTTTGTATTTTTTCATAATATCCTATTCTTTTAAAATAAAATTCATCATGAATAGCTTTTATCTTGTAAAATATTCTAACACTGCGTTCTGTATCGGTACAATAATAATACTTGAGATTTGATAATATATCGACTATCTGTTTTGTTTCATAACAAAAATACTCATCATCGCCATCCTTTAACTTTTTATAATTAAACCTCATACAATATTTGTATATAAGGTTCTCCTCTGTTTCCTCTCTTCTGTGATAAACCCCTGGAGCCAAAATATAAAAACTTTTAGGCAGTATTTTTATCTTCTTATCGTCTATATGCAATGTACCCTTGCCATCATATATAAAGTGTACCTCAAAAAAAGCATGGGTGTGCCAATCTAGTCTATATTGATGTTTTTTTTGAAAAAACCCATCATCTAATATTATGTCAAATAAGACATAACCCAATTTGACTTTTAAGTCTATATTCCTAAAATCATCTGCTAAATCCATATAGCTTTCATCCCTTAATTCCATCAATTGATACACAATTATATCATCCAAAACCATAAAAATCTCGGTTATTTTTATGGTTTTGGATCATTTATCAGTTACCCATGACCCTTTCGGGCACATAATAATATTAGAAAACACACAGCAAAATTGCTGCGTGTTTTCTAATAGGTAACTGGAAGTATATTCTATCATCCTTTGACTGCCCCAAGAGTTATACCCTTTGTAAAGTATTTCTGGAATGCAAGGAATACTACAATCATGGGCAGGGAAGATGCTGTTCCTCCTGCCATAAGCAGTCCATAGTCAGTACCCCATTCCATCTGCAGTCCAGCAACTCCTAAAGGAAGTGTCTTCATGGGGGTGCTCTGGATCAATACTAATTGCCAAAAATAATCGTTCCAACTAGTCATGAATGTGAATATTGCCAGTGCGCCCATTCCTGGCTTTACCAGTGGCAATACTATGTCCCAAAATGTCCTAAACTCTGAACATCCGTCTATCTTGGCTGCTTCCAACAGCTCAGTAGGCAATGTCTGGCTAAACTGTTTCATTAGGAATACCCCAAAAGGCCAACCTACTGCAGGAAATATCAGCCCCTGATAGCTATCCAGCCAATCCCATTTTGATACCATTGTAAAAAGCGGAACCAATAGCACCTGTCTGGGAAGAGTCATCATTCCTACGAACAGCCAGAACAATGCCTCTCTACCGGGATATTGCTTTTTGGCCAGCGAATAGCCCGCCATCGCAGATGTAAGACATACAAGCACCATTGTCCCAAATGCTGTAAACATACTGTTGAACAACCATTTGAATGCAGGGTACTTAAACAGCTTTTCCCAGTTCATTATAGATAGTGTAGACGGGAATATCTCCAGGGATGATGCAGTTATAGATGCCATAGGTTTGAACGAACCTGTTATCATCCAATAGAATGGAAATAGAAAAAACGCTGCGAACAGGCATATCACTATAACAGCTACTACATATCCTACCGAAACCCCTTTTTTCTGTCCCACAACCTGTACTTCATCTATCCTAGTACTTACCTTTGCTTTTCCCATTCTGCTCCTCCCTCCTTAATATTCCACATCAGTAGATAGGTATTTGTATTGTATTACAGATATTATCACTACTATCACTGATAATATTACACCCATAGCAGATGCAAGTCCGTAATTTTGCAGTTCAAACGCTGATTTATACAACGAAAACAATATGGTTGAGGTTCTATAGAAAGGTCCTCCACCTGTCAACAATTGTACTATGGCAAATGTCTGGAATGAATTTATGGTAGTTATTATTACTATATACAATGTAGTTGGCAATATTAAAGGCCAGTAAATATTTGTAAACTTCTGCCATGCTGTGGCACCATCCAGGTCTGCCACCTCAATATAATCTTTTGGTATATTGCCCAATGCAGCTATATATAGGATTATTGGCTGGCCTACCGACAGAGTAAATAGTATTATTATCATCGCAGTTAATGCATATCTTTCATCGCCCAACCAGTTTATCGGCTGTGCACCAAATGATTCTATTATCTTGTTCAATATACCGCCTCTAGGGCTGTATATCCATTTCCATACTATAGAAATAGTTACTATAGATGATACTGCGGGCAGATAAAAGACCGCCCTAAAAAATGACCTTGTAAATTCTGATTTATTATATATAACTATAGATACAAACAGTGAAAATATCAGTACTAAGGGTACATTACCTATAACAAATAATATAGTGTTTTGTAGTGACTTGATAAATACTTCATCTTTTAGGAGAAATATAAAATTGCCTAGTCCATTAAATTCATAGCTAGTAGCAGTATAATTATAAAAACTTATAATTATACCTTTTATCATAGGATATACAACAAAAAGAATAAAAAAGAACATAGCGGGCAACAAAAACATATATCCTGGTAACCATTCTCTTATCCTAACCTGTAAACTCTTCTTTTTCATATGCTCTCTCCTTTCAACTAAAAACCTCCCGCTAATAATACCAACATTAACATAATACTATAGAAATTAATTTCATTATATTAGGATTGTAAAAACTAGTAATAGATAGATGTATCGCTTTTTAGGCGATACATCTATCATTTTACATAGTGCTACTTTTTATTTATTTCTTCTGTACCCTCTTTAGCAAATGCATCTAGAGCTTCTTGTGCTGTCATCTTGTCTGTCAAAGCTCCCTGAATATTTGGATACCATTTAGTTCTTAAGCCTGCATAATTATTTGCTGTATAAGCAGTATCTGCAGCATATTTTAACAGCTTCTCTGAGAATATATAATCTTCGTTTTCATACAAACCAGTAATTGTATTTCTCACAGGTATCTGACCTGTGGCCTTAACTGATTCTTCTCTATATTTATCGCTATCTAATATGAACTTAACAAGCTTTTTAGCAGCCTCTGCCTTAGCTTCATCTTTATTATCAAATACACAATATCCACTCAACTGAACTTCCGCTTTAGGATCCTTTCCTTCTGCACTTGGAGGTGGGAACAATACCCATTCAAATTCTTCAGCTTTACCATCGGCTATATATGTCTCATGCAATCCATGATGTTGAGCTGATGCAATTATATTTATAGCCGATTTCCCTTGGAAAAATGTCTCTATTGAATCCATAGAAACAGCTGATTCTGCGCCTGGTGCAAACAAGCCATCTTTAT is part of the Clostridia bacterium genome and harbors:
- a CDS encoding sugar ABC transporter permease; its protein translation is MKKKSLQVRIREWLPGYMFLLPAMFFFILFVVYPMIKGIIISFYNYTATSYEFNGLGNFIFLLKDEVFIKSLQNTILFVIGNVPLVLIFSLFVSIVIYNKSEFTRSFFRAVFYLPAVSSIVTISIVWKWIYSPRGGILNKIIESFGAQPINWLGDERYALTAMIIILFTLSVGQPIILYIAALGNIPKDYIEVADLDGATAWQKFTNIYWPLILPTTLYIVIITTINSFQTFAIVQLLTGGGPFYRTSTILFSLYKSAFELQNYGLASAMGVILSVIVVIISVIQYKYLSTDVEY
- a CDS encoding carbohydrate ABC transporter permease → MGKAKVSTRIDEVQVVGQKKGVSVGYVVAVIVICLFAAFFLFPFYWMITGSFKPMASITASSLEIFPSTLSIMNWEKLFKYPAFKWLFNSMFTAFGTMVLVCLTSAMAGYSLAKKQYPGREALFWLFVGMMTLPRQVLLVPLFTMVSKWDWLDSYQGLIFPAVGWPFGVFLMKQFSQTLPTELLEAAKIDGCSEFRTFWDIVLPLVKPGMGALAIFTFMTSWNDYFWQLVLIQSTPMKTLPLGVAGLQMEWGTDYGLLMAGGTASSLPMIVVFLAFQKYFTKGITLGAVKG
- a CDS encoding AraC family transcriptional regulator, producing the protein MDLADDFRNIDLKVKLGYVLFDIILDDGFFQKKHQYRLDWHTHAFFEVHFIYDGKGTLHIDDKKIKILPKSFYILAPGVYHRREETEENLIYKYCMRFNYKKLKDGDDEYFCYETKQIVDILSNLKYYYCTDTERSVRIFYKIKAIHDEFYFKRIGYYEKIQSIFVGIIIDIFRGLIRGSDNESSKVPSRLMDDKRSLIIETFLFDNYHRDIKAQDLAQELHMSVSQLNRVMRKLYNKTFKQKLIETRVKFAKEMIGDSDLSIREISKKVGYSSQSNFCSMFKRVTGMLPKDYKGGQKR
- a CDS encoding uroporphyrinogen decarboxylase family protein, whose translation is MTERERFLKVVKGETPDRVPYFLDLGHWYRAESGGLWNLFTISNRTRELKDLHDEVKAGMYIEMGSLFEEYYEDGIRHERELKKDMAVETFITPDGEVQMIRKFNYDISSWVIVKEAIENEKDLRIFIRYTKGKRYRPRYDQWDIMERYCAPNGLAFPSMGYTGLGSLISYYMGVENTIYATVDYPELVQEYIDTYNQKHMEIVNICARGPAPHMIFGDNLSGDVQPPPMFKKYSFEHYKGIADTLHAAGKTVSAHLDGRLKDIIGVVAQTGVDVADACTPAPTGDLTPMEIRRQAGDNMVVMGGVSPCMWLPSTPEDKFIEHVKQWLELKKINCRVVQSAGDQVPPGTKLDRIKLMYELVEEYGRY